One genomic window of Arachis stenosperma cultivar V10309 chromosome 10, arast.V10309.gnm1.PFL2, whole genome shotgun sequence includes the following:
- the LOC130954741 gene encoding LOW QUALITY PROTEIN: uncharacterized protein LOC130954741 (The sequence of the model RefSeq protein was modified relative to this genomic sequence to represent the inferred CDS: inserted 1 base in 1 codon) → MQRNTPARKPHSSTSDLLTWSETPPXRRLHCSLFICLQPSDRISKVLHGGQLTEEEAQALSKSKPCSGYKMKEMTGSGIFSGNARDSASEASSANLNNKTSIRIYQQALNGVSQISFSTEESISPKKPTAIHEVAKQRELSGTLQSESDSKIKKQISNAKTKELSGNDIFGPPPEIVPRKVVAARTLESKESKDMGEPLPRNVRTSVKVSNPAGGQSNILFGEAPVKKTAKKIHDQKFAELSGNNIFQGDVPPGSAEKHLSRAKLREITGSDIFAAGKAEIKDPVRGARKPPGGESSIALI, encoded by the exons ATGCAGAGAAACACGCCGGCGAGAAAACCACACTCTTCCACCTCCGATCTCCTAACATGGTCGGAAACTCCTC TTCGTCGTTTGCATtgttctttatttatttgtttgcaGCCTTCGGATAGAATAAGCAAGGTGCTCCATGGAGGCCAGCTCACGGAGGAAGAAGCTCAGGCTCTTTCAAAGAG CAAACCATGCTCAGGGTATAAAATGAAAGAGATGACTGGAAGTGGTATTTTTTCGGGAAATGCCAGAGATTCGGCTTCAGAAGCCAGTTCTGCAAATTTGAATAACAAAACAAGCATTCGCATATATCAG CAAGCACTTAATGGAGTTAGTCAGATATCATTCAGCACCGAAGAAAGCATTTCACCCAAGAAGCCTACCGCTATACATGAGGTTGCAAAGCAACGGGAGCTGAGTGGGACATTGCAAAGTGAATCGGACTCTAAGATTAAGAAGCAAATATCAAATGCCAAGACcaaggagctcagtggaaatGACATATTTGGCCCTCCTCCTGAAATTGTGCCTCGCAAAGTGGTAGCTGCACGCACTTTAGAATCAAAAGAAAGTAAAGACATGGGAGAGCCTCTTCCAAGAAATGTCCGAACATCAGTTAAAGTTTCCAAT CCTGCGGGTGGCCAAAGTAACATCTTATTTGGCGAAGCGCCGGTTAAGAAGACAGCAAAGAAGATACATGATCAGAAGTTTGCGGAGCTCTCAGGCAATAACATCTTCCAAGGAGATGTTCCTCCAGGATCAGCAGAAAAGCATCTGAGCAGAGCTAAACTCAGAGAAATCACTGGCAGTGACATATTTGCTGCTGGAAAAGCAGAAATCAAAGACCCTGTTCGTGGTGCACGCAAACCTCCTGGTGGAGAGAGCAGCATTGCcttgatctaa